One genomic window of Garra rufa chromosome 2, GarRuf1.0, whole genome shotgun sequence includes the following:
- the LOC141325559 gene encoding uncharacterized protein, with protein sequence MAFIKEESEDVKIDEAFRVKHEDTDTQTDLMVLKEENQELNGKKDEDEEHDFMAEEKSFSWFEAKKTLSRKKAKKTVTEGIFTCQQCGKVFNQSRNLRVHMRVHTGEKPYTCQQCGKSFSQKVSLKVHMRVHTGENPYSCQQCGKSFNRKGNLTVHMRIHTRESPFFCQHCGKSFTQKGSLKVHMRIHTGENPFTCQECGKGFIRNASLKSHMRVHTGERPFTCPQCGTSFKHKVTLNAHMRSHTGETPFTCQKCGKGFIQNASLKSHMRVHTGERPFTCPQCGTSFKHKGTLSAHMRIHTGEKPFVCSQCGKSFRFTVTLNHHMRIHSRENRFICHQCGEDFTDSKHLKNHVQIHLGKKPFMCHYCGKTCKNKTNLEVHIRVHTGEKPYACPQCGKCFTIKGNREVHMRLHTREKPYKCLKCKKSFTYHRELKCHLQTHAEKQLQHSKYNKMFTKRRHLKKHLHVHPGERQFNCDLCNKKFILPLHLQIHMKSHTDVRPYSCSFCRKSFKWLSSLKWHKKTCTSVKSKLLSHRK encoded by the exons ATGGCAttcattaaagaggagagtgaggaCGTGAAGATTGATGAAGCATTTAGAgtaaaacatgaagatactgacacacaaacag ACCTGATGGTGCTGAAAGAGGAGAATCAGGAACTGAATGGAAAGAAAGATGAAGATGAGGAACATGATTTCATGGCtgaagaaaaatcttttagttggtTTGAGGCTAAAAAGACTTTGTCAAGGAAAAAAGCTAAAAAGACAGTGACTGAAGGtattttcacctgccaacagtgtggaaaggttTTTAATCAAAGTAGAAACCTTagagtccacatgagagttcacactggagaaaagccttacacatgccagcagtgtggaaagagtttcagccaaAAAGTAAGTCTTAAAGTccatatgagagttcacactggagagaacccttactcctgccaacagtgtggaaaaagttttaaTAGAAAAGGAAACCTgacagtccacatgagaattcacacaagaGAAAGCCCATTcttctgccaacattgtggaaaaAGCTTCACTCAAAAGGGaagccttaaagtccacatgagaattcacactggagaaaacccTTTCACCTGCCAGGAGTGTGGAAAAGGTTTCATTCGAAATGCAAGTCTTAAaagccacatgagagttcacactggagagaggccatTCACATGCCCTCAATGTGGAACTAGTTTTAAGCATAAAGTAACCCTTAATGCCCACATGAGAAGTCACACTGGAGAAACCCCTTTTACCTGTCAGAAGTGCGGAAAAGGTTTCATTCAAAATGCAAGTCTTAAaagccacatgagagttcacactggagagaggcctttCACATGCCCTCAATGTGGAACTAGTTTTAAGCATAAAGGAACCCTTAGtgcccacatgagaattcacactggagagaagccattcgTGTgcagtcagtgtggaaagagtttcagatttACAGTAACTCTTAATCACCACATGAGGATTCACTCGAGAGAGAACCGTTTTATATGTCATCAGTGTGGAGAGGATTTCACAGACAGTAAACATCTCAAAAATCATGTACAGATTCATTTGGGAAAGAAGCCTTTCATGTGCCATTACTGTGGAAAGacttgcaaaaacaaaacaaaccttgAGGttcacataagagttcacactggagagaagccttacgcctgtcctcagtgtggaaagtgtttcacaaTCAAAGGAAACCGTGAGGTTCACATGAGGCTTCACACCagagagaaaccttacaagtgtctTAAATGTAAGAAGAGTTTCACATATCATAGAGAACTGAAATGTCATTTGCAAACTCATGCTGAAAAACAACTACAGCATTCAAAGTATAACAAGATGTTTACTAAAAGGAGACATTTAAAGAAACATCTGCACGTTCACCCTGGAGAAAGACAATTTAATTGTGATCTGTgtaataaaaaatttattttgccGTTACACTTACAGATACATATGAAAAGTCACACAGATGTAAGACCCTATTCTTGTTCTTTTTGTAGAAAGAGTTTTAAATGGCTCAGCAGTTTAAAATGGCACAAGAAAACATGCACGTCTGTGAAATCGAAGCTACTTTCACATCGCAAGTGA